The Thermus filiformis genome contains a region encoding:
- the mnmG gene encoding tRNA uridine-5-carboxymethylaminomethyl(34) synthesis enzyme MnmG → MGWDVLVVGGGHAGLEAAWAASALGVRVALVTVNPDRIGMMPCNPAVGGPGKSQLVAELTALGGLMGHAADATAIHTRLLNRSKGPAVQSLRVQVDRDLYALKAQDLLSTRPVEVLRGEVAALRVEEGRLVGVQTADGRFLPARSVVIAGGTFLRGVVWYGRRSRPAGRQGEPPARYLSQSLEALGHRLLRFKTGTPPRIRADSVDFARLEVVPPDDPPGSFTGRPGPHARALPTWQTRTTPRTHALILSHLHLSPLYSGEIVGIGPRYCPSIEDKVVRFSDKESHLLFVEPDGLHTSEVYLQGFSSSLPPELQEEMVHSLPGFERAVIQRYAYAVEYDAVDPRELTPGLQSRRLGGLFTAGQVNGTSGYEEAAAQGLLAGLNAARFALGLPEVHLPRSSGYIGVMVDDLVHRGVDEPYRMMTSRVELRLLCRADNADERLTPLAVEWGLLPREALERVRAKYARVERELERLAALRLEGARALDWLRRPEATYGELLRRFPPPEPLSPEEAFQVEVRAKYAGYIARQEKLRAELADLERYALPQGLDFARVPSLSREAAEKLTRHRPRTLAEAARIPGVRDSDLTALLVYLKRSA, encoded by the coding sequence ATGGGCTGGGACGTGCTGGTGGTGGGCGGGGGGCACGCGGGCCTCGAGGCGGCCTGGGCGGCCTCGGCTTTGGGGGTGCGGGTGGCCCTGGTCACCGTCAACCCCGACCGGATCGGGATGATGCCCTGCAACCCCGCCGTGGGGGGGCCGGGCAAGAGCCAGCTGGTGGCCGAGCTCACGGCGCTGGGCGGCCTGATGGGCCACGCCGCCGACGCCACCGCCATCCACACCCGACTCCTCAACCGCTCCAAGGGGCCCGCGGTCCAAAGCCTTAGGGTCCAGGTGGACCGGGACCTGTACGCCCTGAAGGCCCAGGACCTCCTTTCCACCCGGCCCGTGGAGGTCCTAAGGGGGGAGGTGGCGGCCCTCCGGGTGGAGGAGGGGCGGCTCGTGGGGGTCCAGACCGCGGACGGCCGGTTTCTCCCGGCCCGGAGTGTGGTGATCGCGGGCGGGACCTTTCTGAGGGGGGTGGTCTGGTACGGGCGGCGCTCCCGCCCGGCGGGCCGCCAGGGGGAGCCCCCGGCCCGCTACCTCTCCCAGAGCCTCGAGGCCCTGGGGCACCGCCTCCTGCGCTTCAAGACCGGGACTCCGCCCCGCATCCGGGCCGACTCGGTGGACTTCGCCCGGCTCGAGGTCGTCCCCCCCGACGACCCGCCGGGGAGCTTCACCGGCCGGCCGGGCCCCCACGCCCGGGCCCTCCCCACCTGGCAGACCCGGACCACCCCCAGGACGCACGCCCTCATCCTCTCCCACCTCCACCTCTCCCCCCTGTACTCGGGGGAGATCGTGGGCATCGGCCCCCGGTACTGCCCCTCCATAGAAGACAAGGTGGTCCGGTTCAGCGACAAGGAGAGCCACCTCCTCTTCGTGGAGCCGGACGGCCTCCACACCAGCGAGGTCTACCTCCAGGGGTTCTCCAGCAGCCTCCCCCCGGAGCTCCAGGAGGAGATGGTGCACAGCCTCCCCGGGTTTGAGCGGGCGGTCATCCAGCGCTACGCCTACGCGGTGGAGTACGACGCGGTAGACCCCAGGGAGCTCACGCCGGGCCTCCAGTCCCGCCGCTTAGGCGGCCTCTTCACCGCCGGGCAGGTGAACGGCACCTCCGGGTACGAGGAGGCCGCGGCCCAGGGCCTCCTGGCGGGGCTGAACGCCGCCCGGTTCGCCCTGGGGCTTCCCGAGGTCCACCTGCCCCGCTCCTCGGGGTACATCGGGGTCATGGTGGACGACCTGGTCCACCGGGGGGTGGACGAGCCCTACCGGATGATGACCTCCCGGGTGGAGCTCCGCCTCCTCTGCCGCGCGGACAACGCGGACGAGCGGCTCACCCCCTTGGCGGTGGAGTGGGGGCTCCTGCCCCGGGAGGCGCTGGAGCGGGTGCGGGCCAAGTACGCCCGGGTGGAGCGGGAGCTGGAGCGCCTGGCCGCCCTCCGCCTCGAGGGGGCGCGGGCCCTGGACTGGCTGCGGCGGCCCGAGGCCACCTACGGCGAGCTCCTCCGCCGCTTCCCTCCCCCTGAGCCCCTCTCCCCGGAGGAGGCCTTCCAGGTGGAGGTGCGGGCCAAGTACGCGGGGTACATCGCCCGGCAGGAGAAGCTCCGGGCCGAGCTGGCCGACCTGGAGCGCTACGCCCTCCCCCAGGGCCTGGACTTCGCCCGCGTTCCCAGCCTTTCCCGGGAGGCGGCGGAGAAGCTCACCCGCCACCGCCCCCGCACCCTGGCGGAGGCGGCCCGCATCCCGGGGGTGCGGGACTCGGACCTCACCGCCCTCCTCGTCTACTTGAAGCGCTCGGCCTAG
- the dnaA gene encoding chromosomal replication initiator protein DnaA: MTHQTIWQHVLEHVRRNITEVEYHTWFERIRPLGVKEGVLELGVPTSFALDWIRKHYAGLLEEALALLGAQVPRFELKVVPSPAVQEEIFQPKEKEAEGRSRLNPKYTFENFVVGPNNSMAHAAAVAVAESPGRAYNPLFIYGGVGLGKTHLMHAVGHSVAKRFPHLKIEYVSTETFTNELINAIREDRMAEFRERYRSVDLLLVDDIQFIAGKERTQEEFFHTFNALYEAHKQIILSSDRPPKDILTLEARLRSRFEWGLITDIQPPDLETRIAILKMNAEQRGLRVSEEVLEYIARQVTSNIRELEGALMRAVAYASLNGVELSKQVAARALSDVFAPREPSVDPEEILRRVAEHFGLRPEDLKGGGRRKEVVLPRQLAMYLVRELTRASLPEIGQFFGGRDHTTVLYAIQKVQELAESDREVQSLLRTLKEALL; the protein is encoded by the coding sequence TTGACGCACCAGACCATCTGGCAACACGTCCTGGAACACGTTCGGCGCAACATCACCGAGGTGGAGTACCACACCTGGTTTGAACGCATCCGCCCCCTGGGGGTCAAGGAGGGCGTCCTGGAGCTGGGGGTGCCCACCTCCTTCGCCCTGGACTGGATCCGGAAGCACTACGCGGGCCTTTTGGAGGAGGCCCTGGCCCTCCTGGGGGCCCAGGTCCCCCGGTTTGAGCTCAAGGTCGTTCCCTCCCCCGCGGTCCAGGAGGAGATCTTCCAGCCCAAGGAAAAGGAGGCGGAGGGCAGAAGCCGCCTCAACCCCAAGTACACCTTTGAGAACTTCGTGGTGGGCCCCAACAACTCCATGGCCCACGCGGCGGCGGTGGCGGTGGCCGAGTCGCCGGGCCGGGCCTACAACCCCCTCTTCATCTACGGGGGGGTGGGACTGGGGAAAACCCACCTGATGCACGCGGTGGGCCACTCGGTGGCCAAGCGCTTTCCCCATCTGAAGATCGAGTACGTCTCCACGGAAACCTTCACCAACGAGCTCATCAACGCCATCCGCGAGGACCGGATGGCGGAGTTTCGCGAGCGCTACCGCTCCGTGGACCTCCTCCTGGTGGACGACATCCAGTTCATCGCGGGCAAGGAGCGCACCCAGGAGGAGTTCTTCCACACCTTCAACGCCCTCTACGAGGCCCACAAGCAGATCATCCTCTCCTCGGACCGGCCCCCCAAGGACATCCTGACCCTCGAGGCCCGCCTCAGGAGCCGGTTTGAGTGGGGCCTCATCACCGACATCCAGCCCCCAGACCTGGAGACCCGCATCGCCATTCTGAAGATGAACGCGGAGCAGCGGGGCCTGCGGGTGAGCGAGGAGGTCCTGGAGTACATCGCCCGCCAGGTGACCTCCAACATCCGGGAGCTGGAAGGGGCCCTGATGCGGGCGGTGGCCTACGCCTCCTTGAACGGGGTGGAGCTGTCCAAGCAGGTGGCGGCCCGCGCCCTCTCCGACGTCTTCGCCCCCCGGGAGCCCAGCGTGGACCCGGAGGAGATCCTCCGGCGGGTGGCCGAGCACTTCGGCCTGCGGCCCGAGGACCTGAAGGGGGGTGGCCGGAGGAAGGAGGTGGTCTTGCCCAGGCAGCTCGCCATGTACCTGGTGCGGGAGCTGACCCGGGCCTCCCTGCCCGAGATCGGCCAGTTCTTCGGCGGCCGGGACCACACCACGGTCCTCTACGCCATCCAGAAGGTCCAGGAGCTCGCGGAAAGCGACCGGGAGGTGCAAAGCCTCCTCAGGACCCTGAAGGAGGCCCTCCTATGA
- the rsmG gene encoding 16S rRNA (guanine(527)-N(7))-methyltransferase RsmG: MSPEGKALLLEGGRALGLDLSPHLEAFSRYYALLKEANRRLNLTALEEEKEVVVKHFLDALTLVPTGLFEGEEATLDLGTGAGFPGLPLKILRPRLPLTLLEATRKKLDFTREVAEALGLIPPHGGPQDAGMRFLWGRAEELAHTREREAYDRVVARAVAPMPVLLELALPFLRPGGVFVAQKGPRVEEELAASRKALEVLGGRLLQVHALTLPFSGEERRLVLVEKTAPTPPAYPRRPGVPERKPLS; the protein is encoded by the coding sequence ATGAGCCCGGAGGGGAAGGCCCTCCTCCTCGAGGGGGGAAGGGCTCTGGGCCTGGACCTCTCCCCGCACCTGGAGGCCTTCTCCCGCTACTACGCCCTTCTGAAGGAGGCCAACCGGCGGCTCAACCTCACCGCTTTGGAGGAGGAGAAGGAGGTGGTGGTCAAGCACTTCCTGGACGCCCTCACCCTGGTGCCCACCGGGCTCTTTGAGGGGGAGGAGGCCACCCTGGACCTGGGAACGGGGGCGGGGTTTCCCGGCCTCCCCCTCAAGATCCTCCGCCCCCGCCTGCCCCTGACCCTGCTCGAGGCCACCCGGAAGAAGCTGGACTTTACCCGGGAGGTGGCGGAGGCCCTGGGGCTTATACCCCCCCATGGGGGCCCCCAGGACGCGGGGATGCGGTTCCTCTGGGGCCGGGCGGAGGAGCTGGCCCACACCCGGGAGCGGGAGGCCTACGACCGGGTGGTGGCCCGGGCGGTGGCGCCCATGCCGGTGCTTTTGGAGCTGGCCCTTCCCTTCCTCCGGCCGGGCGGGGTTTTCGTGGCCCAGAAGGGCCCCCGGGTGGAGGAGGAGCTCGCCGCCTCGAGGAAAGCCCTTGAGGTCCTGGGGGGGAGGCTCCTCCAGGTCCACGCCCTCACCCTTCCCTTTTCGGGGGAGGAGCGTCGCCTGGTCCTGGTGGAGAAGACCGCCCCCACGCCTCCCGCCTACCCCAGGAGGCCGGGGGTCCCGGAAAGAAAACCGTTATCCTAG
- the dnaN gene encoding DNA polymerase III subunit beta, translating to MKIQLDKKTLAEALALLERVIPSRSSNPLLTYLSLALPAAIPDGKGGALVLTGTNGEVDLRLFVLPSGREPVLGSGHVLIPAAPLAQVVRNLPGEEVLLEVEGELSLASASFQTRFAVADPEGFPEPLFPEPRLRLKAQDLLRALTHVRYAASNEEYRAIFRGIQLEFSEGGLRAVASDGYRLAVYDLKGAPVLERSAKLVVPARSVDEVVRVLKAVASPGDSDEVDLGFAEGTLGLSLAPKERPLGVRMAVRLMEGEFPDYERVIPKEYVLEAEVEADTLRESLKRVSVLADRQNHRVDLFFESASPLGEAREGRLTLSAEGDYGKGREELPVRASGVAMTVSFNARYLLDALGPLEGPVRLRLSGAQTPAVVSGGGEGEPDGYLAVVVPLRV from the coding sequence ATGAAAATCCAACTGGACAAGAAGACCCTAGCCGAAGCCCTGGCCCTCCTGGAGCGGGTAATCCCTAGCCGAAGCTCCAACCCCCTCTTGACCTACCTCAGCCTGGCCCTGCCCGCGGCCATCCCGGACGGGAAGGGGGGCGCCCTGGTCCTCACGGGGACGAACGGGGAGGTGGACCTGCGCCTTTTTGTGCTCCCCTCGGGAAGAGAGCCGGTCTTGGGGAGCGGCCACGTCCTGATCCCCGCCGCCCCTCTGGCCCAGGTGGTCCGGAACCTCCCGGGGGAGGAGGTCCTTCTGGAGGTGGAGGGGGAGCTAAGCCTGGCCTCGGCCTCCTTCCAGACCCGCTTCGCTGTGGCGGACCCCGAGGGCTTCCCCGAGCCCCTCTTTCCCGAGCCCCGGCTCCGCCTGAAGGCCCAGGACCTGCTGCGGGCCCTCACCCACGTGCGGTACGCGGCCAGCAACGAGGAGTACCGGGCCATCTTCCGGGGGATCCAGCTCGAGTTCTCCGAGGGGGGCCTTAGGGCGGTGGCCTCGGACGGGTACCGGCTGGCCGTCTACGACCTGAAGGGGGCCCCGGTCCTGGAGCGCTCCGCCAAGCTGGTGGTCCCGGCCCGGAGCGTGGACGAGGTGGTCCGGGTCCTCAAGGCGGTGGCCTCGCCGGGGGACTCGGACGAGGTGGACCTGGGCTTCGCCGAGGGGACCCTGGGCCTTTCCCTGGCCCCGAAGGAGCGGCCCCTGGGGGTCCGGATGGCGGTCCGGCTCATGGAGGGGGAGTTCCCGGACTACGAGCGGGTGATCCCCAAAGAGTACGTCTTGGAGGCGGAGGTGGAGGCGGACACCCTGCGGGAGAGCCTCAAGCGGGTGAGCGTCCTGGCGGACCGGCAGAACCACCGGGTGGACCTCTTCTTTGAGTCTGCCTCCCCGCTGGGGGAGGCCCGGGAGGGGCGGCTCACCCTAAGCGCGGAGGGGGACTACGGGAAGGGGCGGGAGGAGCTTCCCGTGCGGGCGAGCGGGGTGGCCATGACCGTCTCCTTCAACGCCCGCTACCTCCTGGACGCCCTGGGGCCCCTCGAGGGGCCGGTGCGGCTCCGCCTCTCCGGGGCCCAGACCCCGGCGGTGGTCTCGGGGGGCGGGGAGGGGGAGCCGGACGGGTACCTGGCCGTGGTCGTCCCCCTCCGGGTGTAA
- a CDS encoding ParA family protein, with protein sequence MRRIGVVNQKGGVGKTTTALNLAAYLAQAGKRTLLVDLDPQANATSGLGVRAELGVYEVLQGLPLREALVEPLPGLDLLPATPRLVGATVELSQDPLALRRALEGAEEYEFILLDAPPSLGPLTLNVLAAAQGLIIPVQAEYYALEGVAGLMETVEEVRARLNPGLRVLGILLTMYDPRTLLSQQVEANLRAHFGEKVFWTVVPRNVRLAEAPSFGQPISRHAPTSSGAHAYRRLAEEVIARVQEA encoded by the coding sequence ATGCGGCGTATCGGGGTGGTGAACCAGAAGGGAGGGGTGGGGAAGACCACCACCGCCCTCAACCTCGCCGCCTACCTGGCCCAGGCCGGGAAGCGGACCCTCCTGGTGGACCTGGACCCCCAGGCCAACGCCACCAGCGGCCTGGGGGTGCGGGCGGAGCTGGGGGTGTACGAGGTCCTCCAGGGCCTTCCCCTGCGGGAGGCCTTGGTGGAGCCCCTTCCGGGCCTGGACCTCCTGCCCGCCACCCCCCGTCTGGTGGGGGCCACGGTGGAACTCTCCCAGGACCCCCTGGCCCTAAGACGGGCCTTGGAGGGGGCCGAGGAGTACGAGTTCATCCTCCTGGACGCCCCGCCCAGCCTGGGCCCCCTGACCCTGAACGTCCTCGCCGCCGCCCAGGGCCTCATCATCCCCGTCCAGGCGGAGTACTACGCCCTCGAGGGGGTGGCGGGGCTGATGGAGACGGTGGAGGAGGTGAGGGCCAGGCTGAACCCCGGCCTGAGGGTCCTGGGCATCCTCCTGACCATGTACGACCCCCGGACCCTCCTTTCCCAGCAGGTGGAGGCCAACCTCCGGGCCCACTTCGGGGAAAAGGTCTTCTGGACCGTCGTCCCCCGGAACGTCCGGCTGGCCGAGGCCCCGAGCTTTGGCCAGCCCATCTCGCGCCACGCCCCCACCTCGAGCGGGGCCCACGCCTACCGCCGTCTGGCCGAGGAGGTGATCGCCCGTGTCCAAGAAGCCTAG